Proteins encoded within one genomic window of Candidatus Nezhaarchaeota archaeon:
- the purB gene encoding adenylosuccinate lyase — translation MSILPIDSGRYGSVEIRRIFTEDYRLQKMLDVEAALALANAKLGLIPKEAAEVIAKKANVEYVKLERVKEIEAKIRHDVMAVVEALAEVCGDYGGYVHLGATSYDIVDTATALQLKEAIAIIDRKLRELCRLLCDMAIKYRDLVMIGRTHGQHALPITLGFKFAVWASEFARHVERLREVKKRVLVGKMSGAVGTMASFMGKGLEVQEEVMRILGLKPATITTQILQRDRLAELICLFAIIASSLDKIATEIRNLQRPEIMELAEGFEAEQVGSSTMPHKQNPIDCENISSLAKLMRSLVIPALENIPLWHERDLTNSANERFIIPESCILLDEMLGRTIRVLKGLRIYPENMRKNLELTKGRIMSEAVMIALTRKGMSRQEAHKLLRELSMKSMIHDVHLSELLKNDERVKKLLSPKEIDELMRPENYLGEVQKLIDRAVNEALTVISQD, via the coding sequence ATGAGTATTTTGCCAATAGATTCAGGAAGGTACGGGAGTGTAGAAATCAGGAGGATATTCACGGAGGATTATAGACTCCAAAAGATGTTGGACGTGGAAGCTGCCTTAGCTTTAGCCAACGCTAAGTTGGGCTTGATACCGAAGGAGGCTGCGGAGGTCATAGCTAAGAAGGCTAATGTCGAGTACGTTAAGCTTGAAAGGGTCAAAGAAATTGAGGCAAAGATTAGACATGATGTCATGGCCGTTGTCGAGGCATTGGCTGAGGTATGTGGCGACTATGGCGGCTATGTCCACCTTGGGGCCACAAGTTACGATATCGTGGATACGGCCACGGCCCTTCAGCTCAAGGAGGCCATAGCGATAATTGATAGAAAGCTTAGAGAGTTATGCAGGCTACTATGTGATATGGCTATTAAGTACAGAGACTTAGTGATGATTGGAAGGACTCATGGACAGCATGCTCTGCCCATAACTTTAGGCTTCAAGTTCGCGGTGTGGGCATCGGAGTTTGCAAGACACGTAGAGAGGTTGAGAGAGGTCAAGAAGAGGGTCTTAGTGGGAAAAATGTCTGGCGCCGTTGGAACCATGGCGAGCTTCATGGGCAAGGGGCTTGAGGTACAAGAAGAGGTTATGAGGATCCTTGGCTTAAAGCCTGCAACTATAACGACTCAAATATTGCAAAGAGATAGGCTTGCAGAGCTAATATGCTTATTCGCAATCATAGCTTCAAGTCTCGACAAAATTGCCACGGAGATAAGAAACCTTCAAAGACCTGAAATCATGGAGTTAGCAGAGGGGTTTGAGGCAGAGCAGGTTGGAAGCTCGACGATGCCTCACAAGCAAAATCCAATAGATTGCGAAAACATCTCAAGCTTGGCTAAGCTCATGAGGAGTTTAGTGATACCAGCTCTCGAGAACATCCCCTTGTGGCATGAAAGGGACTTGACCAATTCGGCAAACGAGCGATTCATAATACCTGAGTCTTGCATCCTCTTAGATGAGATGTTAGGGAGGACTATAAGAGTTCTTAAAGGCCTTCGCATATATCCCGAGAACATGAGGAAGAATCTTGAGTTGACTAAAGGCAGGATCATGAGCGAAGCAGTTATGATCGCTTTGACTAGAAAGGGCATGAGCAGGCAGGAAGCACATAAGTTGTTGAGAGAGCTATCGATGAAGTCGATGATCCATGACGTGCACTTATCAGAGCTATTAAAGAATGATGAGAGGGTAAAGAAGCTGCTAAGCCCTAAAGAGATAGATGAGTTGATGAGACCAGAGAACTACTTGGGAGAAGTACAAAAGCTAATAGATAGAGCTGTAAACGAAGCATTAACCGTGATTTCACAGGATTAG
- a CDS encoding phosphoribosylaminoimidazolesuccinocarboxamide synthase, whose amino-acid sequence MGYKIGGLIASGKTKLVYSLDDPSLVLLRFKDDVTALDGKRRDVIAGKGSLNASISARLFQLLKENDVRNHYVEMYDSSSLIVKKLDMIPVEVVCRNVATGSIVKRLPIAEGTVFDPPIIEFFLKDDARGDPMINDWHMMALKLASRSEIDEMVELTLKANDVLKSFLSARGLVLLDFKLEFGRRGGEILIGDELDPDCMRVRDISTGRILDKDLYRKGSPLDEVRRAYEEFYRRIA is encoded by the coding sequence ATGGGTTACAAAATAGGGGGGCTAATAGCATCTGGGAAGACGAAACTAGTCTACTCCCTCGACGATCCCTCTCTCGTCCTATTAAGGTTTAAGGACGACGTGACGGCTCTTGATGGGAAGAGGAGGGACGTTATAGCTGGTAAGGGCTCTCTCAATGCGAGTATATCTGCAAGACTTTTCCAATTACTGAAGGAGAACGATGTTCGTAATCACTATGTTGAGATGTATGATTCTTCATCCTTAATAGTCAAAAAGCTTGATATGATACCTGTTGAGGTTGTTTGTAGAAACGTAGCTACTGGAAGTATCGTTAAGAGGCTTCCCATAGCAGAAGGCACGGTCTTCGACCCGCCAATAATCGAGTTCTTCCTCAAAGATGATGCTAGAGGAGACCCTATGATAAATGATTGGCACATGATGGCTCTAAAGCTTGCATCGAGAAGTGAGATAGACGAAATGGTTGAGTTGACTTTAAAGGCTAACGACGTCTTAAAGAGCTTCTTAAGCGCTAGGGGTTTGGTGCTATTAGACTTTAAACTGGAGTTTGGTAGAAGGGGTGGCGAGATACTCATAGGAGATGAGCTCGATCCAGACTGTATGAGGGTGAGAGATATCTCAACGGGGAGGATTCTTGACAAAGACCTTTATAGGAAGGGCTCACCGCTGGATGAAGTTAGAAGGGCTTACGAAGAATTCTACAGGAGGATAGCATAG
- the purF gene encoding amidophosphoribosyltransferase: MKLRSSGLKERCGVVGVASIASKIDNEVSEAIYKALYSLQHRGQEAAGIALYNGKEIHIYKGLGLVSEVLTRDVLLRLKGSLGVGHVRYSTTPGLTVEEAQPFAVKNPKFSFSLAFNGTITNYLDIRDVLARQGMVFVTKTDTEVLAKLLAKNLVDSRMDYIEAFKLTALEIDGACSLVLVNDQGELYAYRDPLGFKPLCLGRVNDLIVVASETCALDVLAGFNSCEYEPVKPGELVRICEGSIEKIQLIDSPRRARCMFEYVYFSRPDSTFDGISVYKAREKIGRELAKRFPADGDVVIPVPDSGRTAALGYSLELGIPFAEGLMKNRYVGRTFIMPGQDLRDEMVSIKLNVIKEVVKDKRIILVDDSIVRGTTMKRIVRLLRKGGAREVHVRISCPPIISACYMGIDFPTRRELIARMMTLEELTKYIEADTLQYNTIDGLLAGIGLPENELCLACLTGNYPLAKEYKFELLEELLGR; the protein is encoded by the coding sequence TTGAAACTACGATCGTCAGGGTTGAAGGAGAGGTGCGGTGTAGTAGGAGTAGCATCCATAGCTAGTAAGATTGATAACGAAGTCTCAGAAGCCATATACAAAGCCCTTTACTCCCTTCAACATAGAGGGCAAGAGGCAGCGGGAATAGCATTGTACAACGGCAAGGAAATCCACATTTACAAGGGGCTTGGTTTAGTAAGCGAAGTGCTCACCAGGGATGTGCTATTAAGGCTAAAGGGGTCGTTGGGAGTGGGTCACGTCCGCTACTCAACGACTCCAGGGCTAACAGTTGAAGAGGCTCAGCCTTTTGCTGTTAAGAACCCTAAATTCTCATTCTCACTTGCCTTCAATGGCACCATAACCAATTACCTCGACATCAGAGATGTTCTGGCAAGACAGGGAATGGTCTTCGTCACTAAGACCGATACAGAGGTTCTCGCTAAGCTCTTAGCCAAGAACTTAGTAGACTCAAGAATGGATTACATAGAAGCCTTCAAGTTGACGGCTTTAGAGATCGATGGAGCATGCTCTCTCGTGCTCGTGAACGATCAAGGAGAACTATATGCCTATAGAGATCCATTGGGATTTAAGCCTCTATGCCTAGGTAGAGTAAACGACTTAATAGTCGTAGCCTCAGAAACGTGCGCTCTTGATGTGTTAGCTGGCTTTAACAGTTGCGAGTACGAACCAGTTAAGCCTGGAGAATTAGTGAGAATTTGTGAAGGTAGCATAGAGAAGATTCAGCTGATAGATTCGCCTAGAAGGGCTAGATGCATGTTTGAGTACGTCTACTTCTCCAGACCGGACTCTACCTTCGATGGAATATCAGTCTACAAAGCTAGAGAGAAGATAGGTAGAGAGTTAGCTAAGAGGTTTCCAGCTGATGGCGATGTGGTGATACCAGTCCCAGATTCAGGAAGGACGGCAGCCCTCGGATACTCACTCGAGCTCGGAATACCGTTCGCCGAAGGTCTCATGAAGAATAGGTACGTGGGTAGGACCTTCATAATGCCAGGTCAAGATCTAAGGGACGAAATGGTCTCCATAAAGTTGAATGTAATAAAGGAAGTCGTCAAGGATAAGAGGATAATCCTCGTAGACGACTCGATAGTCAGAGGAACAACAATGAAGAGGATCGTAAGGTTATTGAGGAAAGGAGGAGCTAGGGAAGTTCACGTGAGGATAAGCTGTCCACCGATAATAAGTGCATGCTACATGGGAATAGACTTTCCGACTAGGAGGGAGCTTATAGCTAGAATGATGACTCTTGAGGAGTTAACGAAGTACATAGAGGCCGACACGCTTCAATATAATACGATAGATGGTCTCCTTGCTGGAATAGGTCTCCCTGAAAACGAGCTGTGCCTCGCATGTTTGACTGGCAATTATCCGCTGGCTAAGGAATACAAGTTCGAGCTTCTTGAGGAGCTCCTGGGGAGGTAG
- a CDS encoding amidophosphoribosyltransferase — protein MRSSWGGRLLAGVIGIYAFDKLWKMARFTYYGLLALQNRGQETAGIVTCHEDGLSEYKGRNTVDRVFLEEKLSSMRGWLAIGCVDAEVRHEESIQPVIVNKPVKLAFCMDGKALNWREVAAKEGVSAEGDVNVIAAILSKHIDKYGPLDGAVRLLEILKGGYCFVALTEKGEMIAARSPSGVKPLVIGSFGFDYGVVASESCAIDVIGADYKADVFPGEVYLFTPYSIEKARVQSDEVTYCSFEYVYLARPDSYINDISVYEVRMRIGEVLAEEHPVEGDVVIGVPETAIPFAMAYSNKTKIPIAMGFVRTGPHVRSAIKPTQFERLVGVQLKLNPIKNAIKGKRVILIDDSVVRGNTTKNTVTLMRNKLGVKEVHVRIGSPKIVSHCPFGVEVPPEDELIARHLTDEEVAAVVGADSFHWLSLNGLVKAIGLPRSMLCLGCFTSEYPSCLKI, from the coding sequence TTGAGGAGCTCCTGGGGAGGTAGGCTCTTGGCTGGAGTCATTGGAATTTACGCCTTTGATAAGCTATGGAAGATGGCTAGGTTCACATATTATGGTCTCCTAGCTCTTCAGAATAGAGGTCAAGAGACGGCTGGGATTGTGACTTGCCATGAAGATGGTCTTTCAGAGTACAAGGGGAGGAACACTGTGGATAGGGTCTTCCTAGAAGAGAAACTGTCGTCTATGAGGGGATGGCTTGCGATAGGATGTGTAGATGCAGAGGTTAGGCACGAGGAATCTATTCAACCGGTTATAGTCAATAAGCCAGTGAAGTTAGCCTTTTGCATGGACGGTAAGGCGCTCAATTGGCGCGAGGTAGCTGCCAAAGAAGGGGTAAGTGCTGAAGGCGATGTTAATGTGATAGCGGCAATCCTATCTAAGCATATAGATAAGTACGGTCCCCTCGATGGAGCAGTTAGGCTTCTCGAGATACTTAAAGGAGGCTACTGCTTCGTAGCCTTAACTGAGAAGGGTGAGATGATAGCTGCTAGAAGCCCAAGTGGTGTAAAGCCCCTAGTCATAGGGAGCTTTGGCTTTGATTATGGAGTAGTAGCATCAGAAAGTTGTGCGATAGACGTAATAGGTGCAGATTATAAGGCCGATGTTTTTCCAGGAGAGGTCTACCTATTCACACCTTATAGCATTGAAAAGGCTAGAGTACAGAGTGACGAAGTCACGTACTGCTCATTCGAGTACGTCTACTTAGCTAGACCGGACTCTTACATAAATGACATAAGCGTCTACGAAGTGAGGATGAGGATAGGCGAGGTGCTGGCTGAAGAGCATCCGGTTGAAGGCGATGTAGTTATAGGAGTCCCGGAGACGGCAATACCCTTCGCAATGGCTTATTCAAACAAGACGAAAATACCAATAGCCATGGGCTTCGTGAGGACAGGTCCTCATGTTAGGAGCGCGATAAAGCCAACACAATTTGAGAGACTTGTCGGAGTGCAACTCAAGCTGAACCCCATAAAGAATGCCATAAAGGGTAAGAGAGTGATATTGATTGATGATAGCGTCGTCAGGGGCAACACGACTAAGAACACGGTCACGCTCATGAGAAACAAGCTTGGAGTTAAGGAGGTTCACGTGAGAATTGGAAGCCCTAAGATAGTGTCTCACTGTCCCTTCGGCGTCGAGGTCCCACCAGAAGATGAGCTCATAGCCCGTCACTTAACTGATGAAGAAGTAGCAGCAGTTGTGGGGGCAGATTCGTTCCATTGGTTATCGCTAAATGGCCTAGTAAAAGCGATAGGCCTTCCTCGAAGCATGCTATGCTTAGGATGCTTTACTAGTGAATACCCTTCATGCTTGAAGATCTAA
- the purD gene encoding phosphoribosylamine--glycine ligase has translation MVKVLLIGDASREHAIADAFVRSTHEPKLYAAMSRKNPGIARLCKRTGGDVAIGNIDDPNFVVRAALEFHVDFAFVGPEEPLFHGISDALEEAGVPCVGAKRNMALVEMSKAFMRRLMWKYKIPGRLRFKAFKSLEDAVAYVNEYAESVAIKPARQAGGKGVKVIADLQVYLSKEKREVKAEHVKTVYEKHMAVYDDIDDKVLIEERVEGPEYTLQAFTDGRTVLPLPAVQDNKNAYEMDIGPETGGMGSIAGPGWLLPFLTEEEYKQSVEIIQSVVEALWKETGVRYKGVISGQMMLTALWGPTIIEFYSRFGDPEACNVLPYMEADIVEISEAIIDERLNTIKVSFPDIATVVKAIAPKGYPDHRDLARGHPVFIDEEAIKKRGCKVYYGSLDERSDGTIVTAGSRIAEIVAAAPTIPEASEIAESCVQYVRLLDGWGVFHRSDIGSEVLLRKRIEQAQLIREIYRYRLSKGLIGRAIDWIPGRGKIEYEF, from the coding sequence ATGGTTAAGGTCCTGCTAATAGGAGATGCTTCACGAGAACACGCGATAGCTGATGCTTTTGTTAGGAGCACTCATGAACCAAAGCTCTACGCAGCAATGTCTAGGAAAAATCCAGGCATAGCCAGACTTTGCAAGCGGACTGGAGGTGACGTTGCCATTGGGAACATAGACGATCCTAACTTCGTTGTGAGAGCAGCTTTGGAATTCCACGTTGACTTTGCATTTGTAGGTCCTGAAGAACCATTGTTCCACGGGATATCTGATGCACTAGAAGAAGCTGGAGTACCATGTGTCGGAGCCAAGAGGAACATGGCTTTAGTGGAGATGTCGAAAGCCTTCATGAGGAGGCTCATGTGGAAGTACAAGATCCCAGGCAGGTTGAGGTTTAAAGCCTTCAAGTCCCTTGAAGACGCGGTTGCTTATGTAAACGAATATGCAGAGAGCGTTGCGATAAAGCCCGCTAGACAAGCTGGAGGCAAGGGGGTGAAGGTAATAGCTGACCTCCAAGTCTACTTGAGCAAGGAGAAACGGGAGGTTAAAGCTGAGCATGTCAAGACAGTCTACGAGAAGCACATGGCAGTCTATGACGACATAGACGACAAGGTCCTCATAGAAGAGAGAGTTGAAGGTCCTGAATACACTCTTCAAGCATTTACTGATGGAAGGACCGTGCTCCCCTTACCTGCTGTTCAAGACAACAAGAACGCCTACGAAATGGATATAGGACCTGAGACTGGAGGCATGGGCTCCATAGCTGGGCCAGGATGGCTGTTACCATTCTTAACCGAAGAGGAATACAAGCAATCAGTTGAGATAATTCAATCAGTCGTTGAGGCTCTATGGAAGGAGACAGGTGTAAGGTATAAGGGAGTGATATCAGGTCAAATGATGCTTACAGCTCTTTGGGGGCCAACAATCATAGAGTTCTACAGTCGTTTCGGAGATCCTGAAGCTTGCAACGTATTGCCATATATGGAAGCAGATATCGTCGAGATTTCAGAGGCAATCATAGATGAGAGGTTAAATACGATTAAAGTAAGCTTCCCGGATATAGCGACCGTGGTGAAAGCTATTGCGCCGAAGGGTTACCCAGACCATCGAGATCTAGCGAGAGGTCACCCTGTCTTCATAGATGAAGAAGCCATTAAGAAGAGAGGGTGCAAGGTCTACTACGGGTCTTTGGATGAGAGATCTGATGGAACCATCGTAACTGCGGGATCGAGGATAGCGGAGATAGTAGCTGCCGCGCCAACGATACCTGAGGCTAGTGAGATAGCTGAAAGTTGCGTACAGTACGTGAGACTCCTAGACGGCTGGGGCGTCTTCCATAGAAGCGATATAGGCTCTGAGGTCCTATTGAGGAAGAGGATAGAGCAAGCTCAACTCATAAGGGAGATATATCGCTACAGGTTAAGCAAGGGTCTCATAGGTAGAGCCATAGACTGGATACCTGGAAGGGGCAAAATAGAATACGAGTTCTAG
- a CDS encoding phosphoribosylglycinamide formyltransferase 2 yields the protein MVISLRLREELGTPLLEGATKILLLGAGELGKEIAIEAQRLGVEVVTVDRYDMPPASHVAHRHYTINMLDGKALKAVVRREKPDAIVPEIEAINTDALLELEEEGFFVVPNARAVKITMDRVLLRKLAAEEAGVPTSRYMFAESLEELRECCEKIGYPCLVKAQMSSGGLGSTVVTNKSMIELAYERAMKEARGFSRQLIVEELVNFDVEVTVLTLAHIGLDGNITITPLEPVGHVRSTGHYHVSWQPLFDIDPDSNLSKSPFEGYGGPMHLMEDPPINGLRWRSPWNGKRIDGDRAKIVKEMLFETAKKVVAKLLETKEGLRGLGIFGCEIFVKLGDEGGRPQVFFNEVSPRPHDTGMVTLVTQDQSEMALHVRAILGLPIPEVKVLTCGASHVILARVGGSWAPRYGGVSEALKIPGVQLRLFGKPVTYVDRRMGIALAIADTINEARSKAMRAAHIVEGSMRYG from the coding sequence GTGGTGATATCCCTGAGGCTTAGGGAGGAACTGGGGACCCCCCTGCTTGAAGGTGCGACTAAGATATTGCTCTTAGGTGCTGGAGAGCTTGGCAAAGAAATAGCCATCGAGGCTCAAAGACTTGGAGTAGAGGTAGTGACGGTAGACAGATACGACATGCCTCCAGCTAGCCACGTAGCCCATAGACACTATACCATCAACATGCTTGATGGTAAGGCATTGAAGGCGGTGGTAAGGAGAGAGAAACCTGACGCAATTGTACCTGAGATAGAGGCGATAAACACCGACGCCCTCTTAGAGCTGGAAGAGGAGGGCTTCTTCGTAGTCCCCAACGCACGGGCTGTTAAAATAACCATGGATAGAGTTCTGTTAAGGAAGCTTGCAGCTGAGGAAGCCGGTGTCCCTACGTCTAGGTATATGTTTGCTGAGAGCTTGGAAGAATTAAGGGAGTGCTGCGAGAAGATAGGCTATCCTTGCTTAGTGAAGGCTCAAATGAGTAGTGGAGGCTTAGGCTCAACAGTCGTTACCAACAAAAGCATGATCGAACTGGCTTATGAGAGGGCCATGAAGGAGGCCAGAGGTTTCAGTAGGCAATTAATAGTTGAAGAGCTCGTAAACTTCGATGTTGAGGTCACGGTCTTAACGTTAGCTCACATAGGACTTGACGGAAACATAACAATAACGCCTCTAGAGCCTGTGGGACACGTAAGGTCTACAGGTCATTACCACGTGAGTTGGCAACCTCTCTTTGACATAGACCCGGACAGTAATCTCTCCAAATCACCTTTTGAAGGTTATGGAGGACCGATGCACCTAATGGAAGATCCACCAATTAATGGGCTTAGGTGGAGATCTCCATGGAATGGCAAGAGGATCGATGGAGATAGGGCTAAGATCGTCAAGGAGATGTTGTTTGAAACGGCTAAGAAGGTGGTGGCCAAGCTCCTAGAGACTAAGGAAGGGTTAAGAGGGCTCGGAATCTTCGGTTGTGAGATATTCGTTAAGTTGGGCGATGAAGGTGGAAGACCACAAGTATTCTTCAACGAGGTCTCGCCTAGACCACATGATACTGGAATGGTAACTCTCGTTACACAAGATCAGTCAGAAATGGCTCTGCACGTAAGAGCAATACTTGGTCTCCCAATACCAGAGGTTAAGGTGTTGACCTGTGGTGCAAGCCACGTCATACTGGCCAGGGTTGGAGGTTCGTGGGCTCCAAGGTATGGGGGAGTAAGTGAGGCTTTAAAGATACCTGGCGTTCAATTAAGGCTCTTCGGCAAACCGGTTACTTACGTTGATAGGAGGATGGGAATAGCGCTTGCCATAGCAGACACGATAAATGAGGCAAGATCCAAGGCTATGAGGGCAGCACACATAGTTGAGGGGTCGATGAGGTATGGCTGA
- the purE gene encoding 5-(carboxyamino)imidazole ribonucleotide mutase codes for MAEPLVAVIAGSRSDEKIVEEVISTLKELGIEHEVQYLSAHRNHYQLEEYVKRSKAKVFIAIAGMAAHLPGFIASITNKPVIGVPVSGKLLGLDSLLSMTQMPKGFPVATVGVDMGSNAAILAAEILALSDEELSQRLKRWKKEKFGWVEPQ; via the coding sequence ATGGCTGAACCGTTAGTAGCAGTGATTGCGGGAAGTAGGTCCGATGAAAAGATAGTCGAAGAAGTGATCTCAACATTAAAGGAGCTCGGCATAGAACACGAGGTTCAATATCTCTCAGCTCATAGAAACCATTATCAATTGGAAGAATATGTTAAGAGGAGTAAGGCGAAGGTCTTCATAGCAATAGCCGGAATGGCAGCTCACCTTCCAGGCTTCATAGCTTCAATAACCAATAAGCCAGTGATAGGAGTTCCAGTAAGCGGTAAGCTTCTGGGCTTAGACTCACTTCTATCAATGACTCAAATGCCTAAAGGCTTCCCAGTTGCCACCGTCGGCGTGGACATGGGGTCCAATGCAGCTATACTCGCAGCTGAAATATTAGCGTTAAGTGACGAAGAGCTTTCTCAACGATTAAAGCGATGGAAGAAGGAGAAGTTTGGCTGGGTCGAACCTCAATAA